The segment GGTCCGCAGCGCTTCAGCGACCTGCTCGCATCGCTGGGCGGCATCACGCCGAAGTGGCTGACGCTGCGGCTGCGCGAGCTGGAGGCGGCCGGCATCGTCGCGCGCGACGCGCGGCCGGGGCGGCGCGAGGTCTGGTATCAGCTCACCGCGGCGGGGCGCGACCTGGCGCCGGTAGTGGAAGCGCTTTCGGTATGGGGCGTCGAGCATGCGATCCGGCCGCCGCAGCTCGGCGAGGCGGTGCACCCGGCGCAGACGATGTCGGGCATCGCCAGCGTGCTGAACCGGCGCGGCCGCCTCCTCGAGCGGCCGGCGGTCTGGGTGATTCGCTTCGCGGCCGATCGCGCCTGGACGCTGCGCTGTGACGGCGCCCGTTGGTCCGTGCAGCGCGGCGCCGCCGAGCCGGCCGACCTGGCGATCGAG is part of the Dehalococcoidia bacterium genome and harbors:
- a CDS encoding helix-turn-helix domain-containing protein, which encodes MARTRSYQHFCPVARSLELIGEKWSLLVVRDLLRGPQRFSDLLASLGGITPKWLTLRLRELEAAGIVARDARPGRREVWYQLTAAGRDLAPVVEALSVWGVEHAIRPPQLGEAVHPAQTMSGIASVLNRRGRLLERPAVWVIRFAADRAWTLRCDGARWSVQRGAAEPADLAIEATPEAWVTFLLTPPPQRAALLGGLRVSGAAEQLELLVNRFGWWERPARAAAQP